From Streptomyces asiaticus, one genomic window encodes:
- a CDS encoding response regulator has protein sequence MTIRILVADDQHLVRAGFRMVLSAESDMEVVAEAADGASALSLARETQPDVCLVDIRMPPPDGLEVTRRLAGGGRPGAPKVVVVTTFDLDEYVYTALSNGASGFLLKDAGPALLTEAVRAAVRGDAMVAPQITLRLLQHFTKSRRRAAHEPAEPLTDREEEVIQGIARGLTNPEIAAELYIAPSTVKTHLGSVQAKLGLRNRVEIAAWAFRTGRAE, from the coding sequence GTCGCGGACGACCAGCATCTGGTGCGGGCCGGGTTCCGCATGGTGCTGTCGGCCGAGTCCGACATGGAGGTGGTGGCCGAGGCCGCCGACGGGGCCTCGGCCCTGTCGCTGGCCCGCGAGACCCAGCCGGACGTGTGCCTCGTGGACATCCGGATGCCTCCGCCCGATGGCCTGGAGGTCACCCGCCGACTGGCCGGCGGCGGTCGGCCCGGAGCCCCGAAGGTGGTCGTGGTCACCACCTTCGACCTCGATGAGTATGTGTACACGGCGCTGTCGAACGGCGCGTCCGGCTTCCTCCTGAAGGACGCCGGTCCGGCGCTGCTGACCGAGGCCGTGCGGGCGGCCGTGCGCGGGGACGCGATGGTCGCCCCGCAGATCACCCTCCGGCTGCTCCAGCACTTCACCAAGAGCCGGCGGCGCGCCGCACATGAGCCGGCCGAGCCGCTGACCGACCGCGAGGAGGAGGTCATCCAGGGCATTGCCCGCGGACTGACCAACCCGGAGATCGCCGCCGAGCTGTACATCGCACCCAGCACGGTCAAGACGCATCTGGGCTCGGTCCAGGCGAAGCTGGGCCTGCGCAACAGGGTCGAGATCGCGGCCTGGGCCTTCCGCACGGGGCGCGCGGAGTAG